The segment CAGTTTCTTCTTGAAATTATCGTAGATACTTTCGTGGATGATGAGCCTGCGTGTGCTGGTGCACCTTTGGCCACAAGTGCCAACTGCGCCAAAAACAGAGGCAACCAATGCAATATTCAAATCGGCATTTTCAGTAATTATTATAGCGTTATTGCCACCCAACTCCAGGAGAGAGCGGCCGAGCCTGCTACCAACAGCTGCCCCTACCGCTTTGCCCATACGTATTGACCCCGTTGCAGATACCAATGGTACGCGTGCATCATGGCTCAGCCATTCACCTACTTCTCTGCCACCAACAGCCAAACCACAAACACCCTCAGGCACTTTATTCGCCTTAAATACTTTGCTTACAATATTCATACATGCTACCGCTGACATAGGCGCTTTCTCCGAAGGCTTCCACACACAGGTGTCACCGCATACCCATGCTATAAAAGCGTTCCAACTCCACACAGCTACCGGGAAGTTGAACGCGCTGATGATACCTACCACGCCCAGCGGGTGCCATTGCTCATACATCCTGTGCATAGGCCTTTCGCTGTGTATGGTCAAACCATACAGTTGGCGGGAAAGACCTACTGCAAAATCGGCTATGTCTATCATCTCCTGTACTTCACCCAGCCCTTCCTGCAGACTCTTACCCATTTCATAGCTCACCAACTTGCCTAGAGCTTGTTTTTCTTTTCTTAGTGCTTCCCCTATCTGTCTTACTATTTCACCCCTCTTTGGTGCCGGCCACATCCGCCATTCTTCAAAGGCTGTTTGCGCCTGTGTGATCACCGCATCATACGCCTTGCGGTTCACTGCTTTTACCGCAGCTATTTCCTTACCGTCTACCGGTGAAGAAGAAACTATTGTTTCACTGCCTCCTTTCCTGAATTTTGTGCCTGTAAAAGCACCTTCGTTCATCTTACTGATTCCTAATTGCTTAAGTTCTTTTTGCATGATCTTATATGTAATTCTGTTTTACTTACTTAAATACCGTATTCCAGTCTGATAATGCTGGGAATGACATATCCCGTTCCGATATGACAGGGCTATCTACCTCCCAGTCGTACCCGAAACTATTATACAATATACCGGTATCATGTTCTTTACTGTATTCTGACGATACCAGGTAATAAGTTATCGCATCATCAGTAAGCGATTTGAATCCATGAGCAAAGCCTTTGGGTATATAATAGGCTTTATGATTCTCACCTGACAACTCCTGAGCATAGTATCGCCCATAGGTTGCTGAGCTTTTACGCAGGTCTACTATCACATCCAGTATAGCACCCTGCGGGCAAAAAACGATCTTGGCGTGTTGATGGGGAGGTGTCTGGAAATGCATACCACGTATCACATCCTTCTTAGACAAAGAGAAATAACTTTCCTTAAGACTGAACTGTATTCCGTGCTGTGCTAATGTAGTTTCATGGAATGTTTTGACAAAGCTACCCCTGTCGTCAAAAAATGCCGGCAGGTCTATCACGAAAGCGCCGTTGAGTATGGGTTCAAAATGCTTCATAACCGGCGTAAAATACAGATAAATGACCAACCAAACCGCTTTAATAACATTAAATAAAGCGTTAATTTTACAGCCCTGATAAATAATAAGCGTACATGCAACAACATCTGCTAGAGGTAAGGAAGAACATTATAGGTATTAATCATACTTTCTCCACTGCATTCGGAGATAAGAAAATAATTTACGCAGACTGGACCGCCAGCGGTCGAATGTACAGGCCTATC is part of the Chitinophagales bacterium genome and harbors:
- a CDS encoding aldehyde dehydrogenase family protein, translating into MQKELKQLGISKMNEGAFTGTKFRKGGSETIVSSSPVDGKEIAAVKAVNRKAYDAVITQAQTAFEEWRMWPAPKRGEIVRQIGEALRKEKQALGKLVSYEMGKSLQEGLGEVQEMIDIADFAVGLSRQLYGLTIHSERPMHRMYEQWHPLGVVGIISAFNFPVAVWSWNAFIAWVCGDTCVWKPSEKAPMSAVACMNIVSKVFKANKVPEGVCGLAVGGREVGEWLSHDARVPLVSATGSIRMGKAVGAAVGSRLGRSLLELGGNNAIIITENADLNIALVASVFGAVGTCGQRCTSTRRLIIHESIYDNFKKKLVHAYKQLNIGTPLSEKNHVGPLIDKDAVQTYMDAIAAIKEQGGKAVIPGGVLKGRGYGSGCYVQPCVYEATNDMPIVQNETFAPILYLMKYKTMEEAIALQNGVPQGLSSAIMTLNMRQAETFLSHKGSDCGIANVNIGTSGAEIGGAFGGEKETGGGRESGSDSWKAYMRRQTNTINWSEDLPLAQGIKFHI
- a CDS encoding dTDP-4-dehydrorhamnose 3,5-epimerase family protein — encoded protein: MKHFEPILNGAFVIDLPAFFDDRGSFVKTFHETTLAQHGIQFSLKESYFSLSKKDVIRGMHFQTPPHQHAKIVFCPQGAILDVIVDLRKSSATYGRYYAQELSGENHKAYYIPKGFAHGFKSLTDDAITYYLVSSEYSKEHDTGILYNSFGYDWEVDSPVISERDMSFPALSDWNTVFK